Proteins from a genomic interval of Methanoplanus endosymbiosus:
- a CDS encoding MBL fold metallo-hydrolase, protein MKVLNLTENPTTYTCNVYYLKSEFSSVPSNNTIIDIGRDRIIFEKFKDIVVYPGKKLIDQIVITHNHYDHTSLLEVVKKEYSPTVFGFSPFIKGVDVILKGGESLLIADKYFEVIHTPGHTQDSVCLYCKDNGYLFVGDTPVIINPGDWSFEENYVRAMKYLCRKEVSKIFFGHGPPLEKNCNERLRRTLEVILESGIKPGN, encoded by the coding sequence TTGAAAGTCTTAAATCTAACCGAAAACCCGACAACATATACCTGCAATGTCTATTATCTGAAAAGTGAATTCAGTTCAGTTCCTTCAAATAATACAATTATAGACATAGGGAGGGACAGAATAATTTTTGAAAAGTTCAAAGATATTGTGGTATATCCCGGAAAAAAACTGATAGATCAGATAGTAATCACCCACAATCACTACGACCACACTTCCCTGCTTGAAGTAGTCAAGAAGGAATATTCACCTACGGTATTTGGATTTTCACCTTTTATTAAAGGAGTTGATGTTATACTGAAAGGAGGAGAATCCTTACTTATTGCAGATAAATATTTTGAAGTGATACATACTCCCGGACATACCCAGGATTCCGTCTGCCTGTACTGCAAAGACAATGGTTATCTGTTTGTGGGCGATACTCCGGTAATAATAAATCCGGGTGACTGGTCATTTGAGGAAAATTATGTGAGGGCAATGAAATATCTGTGCAGGAAAGAGGTTTCAAAGATCTTCTTTGGTCATGGCCCTCCTTTAGAGAAAAACTGTAATGAAAGGCTGAGAAGAACACTGGAAGTAATACTGGAGAGCGGGATTAAACCCGGCAATTAA
- a CDS encoding CheR family methyltransferase: MGATYFFRDLHTLNMVHSVIIPEIIRYKKSVGDPEDKTKYHGTLKEKTESTGTYNKNNHPEFTDINAGTGINIWSAGCANGSEPYTLAIILKEALDDLRFSEINIYATDIDPNNRFKAIIDRGSYPEEALAKIPAGMFNRYFDKDPEKNGNHIISDNIRNHVKYIHHDLLSLRPVAEKPFDVILCKNVLLHFSEEQRINVINMFYNSLTDGGFFITEQTQKMPEQLSVKFEQIVSNARIYRKIRY, encoded by the coding sequence ATGGGTGCAACATACTTCTTTCGTGATCTTCACACCCTGAATATGGTACACTCGGTAATTATCCCTGAAATTATAAGATATAAAAAATCAGTGGGTGATCCTGAAGATAAGACCAAATACCACGGGACGTTAAAAGAGAAAACTGAAAGCACCGGTACATATAATAAGAATAATCATCCGGAATTCACAGACATAAATGCCGGAACCGGGATAAATATCTGGAGTGCCGGTTGTGCAAATGGTTCGGAACCATATACACTTGCAATTATTCTTAAAGAGGCTCTGGATGATCTCCGGTTCTCAGAGATAAATATTTATGCAACAGATATAGATCCAAATAACAGATTTAAAGCCATTATTGACAGAGGTTCATATCCGGAAGAAGCCCTTGCAAAAATACCTGCCGGAATGTTTAACAGATACTTTGATAAAGATCCGGAGAAGAACGGAAATCACATAATCTCTGATAATATCAGAAATCATGTGAAATATATTCATCATGATCTCCTGTCACTGAGACCTGTGGCAGAAAAACCGTTTGATGTAATATTATGCAAAAATGTTCTTCTCCATTTTTCAGAAGAACAGCGGATAAATGTGATAAATATGTTTTATAATTCACTCACAGACGGAGGTTTTTTTATCACCGAACAGACCCAGAAGATGCCTGAACAGTTATCAGTTAAGTTTGAACAGATTGTGAGCAATGCCAGAATATACAGAAAAATAAGGTATTAA
- a CDS encoding CheR family methyltransferase: protein MAFTFFFRDLDAIKLIPEYVLPTVADKENITIWDAGCANGPEVYSLLIHLKENTDEEIFSKITVVASDIDSSRIFGEAINTGRYRKNQISSVPPEIMKRYFSHNEDEPDVFIIDEELREKISYHRHDLLSLKTIGNNFDIIICKHVLQHFTPEEQKNVIKMFYNSLAKEGFLLTEFSQDMPECFRKHFSRIVPDQNLYRKKLTTENINEVQ from the coding sequence ATGGCATTTACTTTCTTTTTCCGTGACCTTGATGCAATAAAACTGATCCCGGAATATGTTCTGCCCACGGTTGCAGATAAGGAGAATATCACAATCTGGGATGCCGGATGTGCAAACGGCCCTGAAGTCTATTCACTGCTGATTCATTTAAAAGAAAATACCGATGAAGAAATATTCAGCAAAATAACTGTTGTAGCATCCGATATAGACAGCAGCAGAATTTTTGGTGAAGCAATAAATACAGGCAGGTACAGAAAAAACCAGATCTCATCAGTACCTCCGGAAATTATGAAGAGATACTTTTCACATAACGAAGATGAACCGGATGTTTTCATCATTGACGAAGAATTAAGGGAGAAGATCAGTTATCACAGGCATGATCTTCTCTCATTAAAAACAATAGGGAATAATTTTGATATAATTATCTGCAAGCACGTCCTGCAGCATTTTACTCCGGAAGAACAGAAAAATGTGATTAAAATGTTTTACAATTCACTTGCCAAAGAGGGTTTTTTACTGACCGAATTTTCACAGGATATGCCGGAATGCTTCCGGAAACATTTTTCACGCATTGTACCTGATCAGAATCTCTACAGAAAAAAATTAACCACGGAAAATATAAATGAGGTGCAGTAA
- a CDS encoding (Fe-S)-binding protein — MGFDSSKCDFSRCRGECLTRCPYVSYDEKMAKDAIRTLISGEESPILSECITCAACNDFCPTGANPWDLIAWRQEQTDILKIPADAKPSSDWLVKPYKVRRGKPGGPLISMGGIYEVVPQEEFLKGKMFDDATLIGGGDIACGFTETHLGRASRPLKNLPAFIKNLSHAAEEFGVDEIVFTHDACYNVATTLAMSQNMEVEFRPVHILEYIRNWLKEHKDEITPLNLKAGLQGGCTTRYAPDRGDGEIWSDWTREIFEMIGVESVEANRKYTGENRLCCGSSIFHSQHERALNIQKMNIQDAIDAGAERYVFICPACIAIMRMTCRKLNLEPVYITQLVRLALGEDIGEAGMAAFGYPVR; from the coding sequence ATGGGTTTTGACAGTTCAAAATGTGACTTTTCAAGGTGCAGGGGCGAGTGCCTTACACGCTGCCCTTATGTTTCATATGATGAAAAAATGGCAAAGGATGCAATCCGGACACTTATTTCAGGTGAGGAATCTCCGATTCTCTCTGAATGCATAACCTGCGCAGCCTGCAATGATTTCTGTCCTACAGGTGCAAATCCCTGGGATCTGATTGCATGGCGACAGGAGCAGACAGATATACTTAAAATTCCGGCAGATGCAAAGCCGTCAAGTGACTGGCTTGTAAAACCGTATAAAGTGAGGCGTGGAAAACCCGGCGGCCCGCTTATCTCCATGGGTGGCATTTATGAAGTTGTTCCGCAGGAGGAATTTCTTAAAGGAAAGATGTTTGACGATGCAACTCTGATTGGAGGCGGAGATATTGCCTGTGGTTTTACGGAGACGCATCTTGGCCGGGCTTCAAGGCCGCTTAAAAATCTGCCTGCGTTTATAAAAAATCTGTCCCATGCCGCAGAGGAGTTTGGTGTTGATGAGATTGTATTCACTCATGATGCCTGCTACAATGTGGCTACCACTCTTGCAATGTCGCAGAATATGGAAGTTGAATTCAGACCGGTTCATATTCTGGAGTACATACGCAACTGGTTAAAAGAGCACAAGGATGAGATAACCCCACTTAACCTGAAAGCAGGCCTTCAGGGAGGATGCACCACAAGATATGCACCTGACCGCGGAGACGGTGAGATCTGGTCAGACTGGACTCGTGAGATATTTGAGATGATTGGTGTTGAGTCAGTTGAAGCGAACCGGAAATATACCGGAGAGAACAGGCTCTGCTGCGGCTCAAGTATATTTCACTCCCAGCACGAGAGGGCGCTTAACATTCAGAAGATGAATATTCAGGACGCAATTGATGCAGGAGCTGAGCGTTATGTCTTCATCTGTCCGGCCTGCATCGCAATTATGAGAATGACATGCAGGAAACTTAATCTCGAACCGGTTTATATCACTCAGCTGGTAAGACTGGCTCTTGGTGAGGACATTGGAGAGGCAGGTATGGCAGCTTTTGGCTATCCGGTCAGATAA
- a CDS encoding pyridoxamine 5'-phosphate oxidase family protein yields MVKFTEEMKDGLRVPGKGGSLVYLCTSSLDGKPNIAAMRFVATHMEDKILIADMFLLKTKMNIKENPNVTVAICHPLKEGRWWAFKGKAVDIEYGFPRDFDWYGANATDILNEWGDWNRSEPPEEVPPDIVFPKAAQRGVVVVHVEEAYSIEPGHAGEKIL; encoded by the coding sequence ATGGTTAAATTTACTGAAGAGATGAAAGATGGGCTAAGAGTGCCCGGAAAAGGCGGCAGTCTGGTGTACCTCTGTACATCAAGTCTGGACGGAAAGCCGAATATTGCGGCAATGCGTTTTGTTGCAACCCATATGGAGGATAAAATTCTTATTGCAGATATGTTCCTATTAAAGACCAAGATGAACATCAAGGAAAATCCCAATGTAACGGTTGCAATCTGCCACCCGCTGAAAGAGGGCCGATGGTGGGCATTTAAAGGAAAGGCAGTTGATATTGAGTACGGTTTCCCGCGTGATTTTGACTGGTATGGTGCAAATGCAACAGACATCCTGAATGAATGGGGAGACTGGAATAGATCTGAACCTCCGGAAGAAGTGCCGCCTGACATTGTATTTCCAAAAGCCGCCCAGCGTGGTGTTGTTGTAGTGCATGTGGAAGAGGCATACTCAATTGAGCCTGGCCATGCCGGGGAGAAAATTTTGTAG
- a CDS encoding NADH-quinone oxidoreductase subunit I, which produces MSSDSTENQGSADKKIPKKFPWIIPFSCEGCGDCVEVCPTGSIELIDLGKKVDKAWITNPDTCIGCGKCSQACVVGAVQMTEYVDRAIQRYRDKKTPE; this is translated from the coding sequence ATGAGCAGTGATAGTACAGAGAATCAGGGATCAGCAGATAAAAAAATTCCAAAGAAATTCCCCTGGATTATTCCTTTCTCCTGTGAGGGATGTGGGGACTGTGTTGAGGTATGCCCAACCGGTTCAATAGAACTCATAGATCTTGGAAAGAAGGTGGATAAAGCATGGATAACAAATCCTGACACCTGTATCGGGTGCGGTAAATGCTCACAGGCATGTGTTGTCGGAGCTGTACAGATGACTGAATATGTAGATCGTGCAATACAGAGATATAGAGATAAGAAAACACCGGAATGA
- the mch gene encoding methenyltetrahydromethanopterin cyclohydrolase has product MISINQLTEPIVQEMIIRQSELEVSSNTLENKATIIDCGINVRGSYQAGIMYVQACLGGLATAGITTGHINGIPFPFLDLTIQHPAIACLGSQKAGWIIKTEGYSAMASGPARALALKPKKTYSTIGYSDISETAVIALESDRFPDIKTTEYIAEKCGIDPSGLTILIAPINSLVGSIQISARVATMVLHSLEENGSDLSLIRHATGRSPIAPVKKNKMEAMGTTNDCNIYYGSVCLTTEGYDPVYEGIISQSSPDYGRPFYRLFKEAGYDFMKIDSKLAFSPAEIMINDCSTGEVFSFGSLNGDVILESFGLHQHKQA; this is encoded by the coding sequence ATGATCAGCATAAACCAGCTTACAGAGCCAATTGTACAGGAGATGATAATAAGGCAGTCAGAACTTGAAGTATCATCCAATACTCTTGAAAACAAAGCTACAATAATTGACTGCGGAATAAATGTCAGGGGTAGTTATCAGGCAGGAATAATGTACGTACAGGCATGCCTGGGCGGACTTGCCACTGCCGGAATCACAACCGGCCATATTAACGGGATTCCTTTCCCTTTTCTCGACCTGACCATTCAGCATCCGGCCATAGCATGCCTTGGATCACAGAAAGCCGGATGGATTATAAAGACTGAAGGCTATTCTGCGATGGCTTCCGGCCCTGCAAGGGCACTGGCCCTAAAGCCGAAAAAGACCTACAGCACCATAGGCTACAGTGACATATCAGAGACTGCGGTCATAGCACTTGAATCTGACAGATTTCCGGATATAAAAACCACTGAATATATCGCAGAAAAATGCGGCATTGATCCATCAGGACTCACAATACTGATTGCACCGATAAACTCCCTTGTGGGATCAATCCAGATTTCGGCAAGAGTTGCAACAATGGTTCTTCATTCACTTGAGGAGAACGGCTCTGACCTTAGCCTTATAAGGCATGCCACAGGACGTTCACCCATTGCTCCGGTGAAGAAAAATAAGATGGAGGCGATGGGAACAACAAACGACTGCAACATATACTATGGTTCAGTATGCCTCACAACAGAGGGATATGATCCTGTATATGAGGGGATAATCTCGCAGTCCTCGCCTGACTATGGCAGGCCGTTTTACAGATTATTTAAGGAGGCCGGATACGATTTCATGAAAATTGACTCAAAACTTGCGTTCTCGCCTGCCGAAATTATGATCAACGACTGCTCAACAGGAGAAGTCTTCAGCTTTGGATCTTTAAACGGAGATGTAATTCTGGAATCATTCGGCCTGCATCAGCATAAACAGGCATAA
- a CDS encoding bile acid:sodium symporter family protein: MFISQILLGLIYLFIISSMFSIGLGLSFKNIEKALLKKGVLTTALFINLLIIPLVAVVLIMFLYIRGDVMSGFLAMACAPGASYAPRITEAANGDVGHSTGLMFLLCTLAVFTTPFTLMLIIPESAAIDPWPVIKTLAIIQIIPILTGMLLRAEKPAIADRLSGSAFWASNLSGAVVIVLSLTLIFISGSEQGFSLDIKDTGVITAIILITLISIIISYYAGGETTEEKKSMAISSANRNAGVAFLITLSSFESVHTALIIIIFYIIVQTLFTGILAIKWLRNDMKAGKKTIISGGD; encoded by the coding sequence GTGTTTATAAGCCAGATATTACTCGGACTGATATATCTCTTCATTATATCCTCAATGTTTTCAATCGGACTTGGATTGTCCTTTAAAAACATTGAAAAAGCACTTTTAAAAAAGGGAGTGCTCACCACGGCCCTATTCATTAATCTGCTCATAATCCCGCTTGTGGCAGTTGTCCTTATAATGTTTCTCTATATCCGGGGCGATGTAATGTCCGGCTTTCTGGCAATGGCATGTGCACCCGGTGCATCATATGCACCAAGAATTACTGAAGCTGCAAACGGTGATGTAGGTCATTCAACCGGACTGATGTTTCTCCTGTGTACTCTTGCAGTGTTTACAACTCCTTTCACCCTGATGCTGATAATCCCTGAATCAGCAGCAATAGACCCCTGGCCGGTGATAAAAACCCTGGCAATAATTCAGATAATTCCGATTCTGACCGGAATGCTTCTGAGGGCAGAAAAACCTGCAATTGCTGACCGTCTGTCAGGCAGTGCATTCTGGGCATCCAATCTCTCCGGAGCAGTGGTGATTGTATTATCTCTTACATTAATATTTATCTCCGGATCAGAACAGGGTTTTTCCCTGGATATTAAAGATACAGGTGTGATAACTGCAATCATTCTGATCACATTAATCTCAATAATAATATCCTATTATGCAGGGGGAGAAACTACAGAAGAGAAGAAATCAATGGCAATAAGTTCAGCAAACAGAAATGCCGGAGTTGCTTTTCTGATAACACTGAGCAGTTTTGAATCTGTCCACACAGCATTGATAATTATTATATTTTATATTATAGTTCAGACTTTGTTCACCGGGATTCTGGCAATAAAATGGCTCAGAAATGATATGAAAGCCGGTAAAAAGACAATAATATCCGGAGGTGATTAG
- a CDS encoding helix-turn-helix domain-containing protein: MKAWIKKEKDGDTLKRLIFIKMRYSGLSVNKASGRVGASKSTGYNWQNAWNESGCDGLQRQYGDGRPSKLSDEQMEELYRLLGEREHWTVKEVVELVFQKFSVEYSASQITRILKYKLKLHYMKPYSTDYRRPEGAEVIQDKNATDEQKHGCWLL; encoded by the coding sequence TTGAAAGCCTGGATAAAAAAAGAAAAAGATGGCGATACTCTCAAACGCCTTATATTTATAAAAATGAGATATTCCGGATTAAGTGTAAATAAAGCCTCCGGGAGAGTTGGAGCTTCTAAATCTACAGGTTATAACTGGCAGAACGCATGGAATGAAAGCGGATGCGACGGACTTCAGCGTCAATATGGTGATGGGCGACCTTCCAAACTTTCGGATGAACAAATGGAAGAGTTATATCGCTTACTGGGTGAAAGAGAACACTGGACAGTAAAAGAAGTTGTTGAACTGGTATTTCAGAAATTTTCTGTTGAATATAGTGCATCACAAATTACAAGGATCTTAAAATATAAGTTAAAACTTCATTATATGAAACCATATTCCACAGATTACCGGCGGCCGGAAGGTGCAGAGGTGATTCAGGATAAAAATGCCACGGATGAGCAGAAACATGGTTGTTGGTTACTTTGA
- a CDS encoding U32 family peptidase: MRKTELLAPAGDWSCLKTAVLNGADAVYFGIKNMNMRDNAGNFEISELPVIMDYLHENNKTGYLTLNTIFYNHELEKLEKVIPAAKSAGVDAVICWDMAVFDLAKKAGMSIHISTQASVSNYRAFKYYADLGAERIILARECSLSDISEIHRLAEADGLNCEIETFIHGAMCVSMSGRCFLSADTFGKSANRGQCLQPCRRLYRITDVEEEDNSYILGHNFVLSPKDLCSVEILPELVNAGISSFKIEGRIRPPEYVKTTVSCYRKALDAVYAGNFSPELAGELKGELAKAYNRGFSQGFYKGTERDWISSGPSATESKVYCGEVVKYYRKIKVAEILIRAGDLKTGDKILIYGRTTPADYNIVDEIQIEHKTVESALKGQNCGIKIPFTVRPKDKIFIIKRKEE, translated from the coding sequence ATGAGAAAGACTGAACTGTTAGCACCTGCCGGTGACTGGTCCTGCCTGAAGACAGCTGTTTTAAATGGTGCGGATGCTGTCTATTTCGGCATTAAAAATATGAATATGCGGGACAATGCCGGAAATTTTGAGATCAGTGAACTTCCGGTAATTATGGATTATCTGCATGAAAATAATAAAACGGGTTATCTGACACTGAATACTATTTTTTATAACCATGAACTGGAAAAGCTTGAGAAAGTTATTCCGGCTGCCAAATCAGCCGGAGTGGATGCTGTCATCTGCTGGGATATGGCAGTCTTTGATCTGGCAAAAAAAGCCGGAATGTCCATTCATATCTCAACGCAGGCGAGTGTCTCAAATTACCGGGCATTTAAGTATTATGCAGATTTGGGGGCTGAAAGAATAATTCTGGCGAGGGAATGTTCACTTTCTGACATATCTGAAATACACAGACTTGCTGAAGCTGACGGCCTTAACTGTGAGATTGAAACATTTATTCATGGTGCTATGTGTGTCAGTATGTCAGGCAGGTGTTTTCTCTCTGCTGATACATTTGGCAAATCTGCAAACCGCGGGCAGTGCCTGCAACCATGCCGGAGACTGTACAGAATAACTGATGTTGAAGAGGAGGACAACTCATACATTTTAGGGCATAATTTTGTGCTCAGTCCAAAGGATTTATGTTCGGTTGAGATTCTTCCTGAGCTTGTCAATGCCGGAATCAGCTCTTTTAAAATTGAGGGGAGGATCAGACCACCGGAGTACGTTAAAACCACAGTCTCCTGTTACAGAAAGGCTCTGGATGCGGTTTATGCCGGAAATTTTAGTCCGGAACTTGCAGGGGAGCTTAAAGGGGAACTTGCAAAGGCATATAACCGGGGATTTTCACAGGGATTTTATAAAGGGACTGAAAGAGACTGGATCAGCAGTGGGCCGTCTGCGACTGAGTCCAAAGTGTACTGCGGAGAGGTTGTAAAATATTACAGGAAAATTAAAGTTGCTGAAATTCTCATTCGTGCCGGAGATCTGAAAACCGGAGATAAAATTCTGATTTACGGCAGGACAACTCCGGCAGATTACAATATAGTTGATGAAATACAGATTGAACACAAAACTGTAGAGTCTGCCTTAAAAGGCCAGAACTGCGGGATAAAAATACCTTTTACAGTCAGGCCAAAGGATAAGATATTCATCATAAAGAGAAAAGAAGAGTAA
- a CDS encoding ArsR/SmtB family transcription factor, with protein sequence MSEDLIILEPGDERAKKIGKAMASPVAGEIMGFLRSKDMTLSDITDNLGIPMTTAKYHVENLLDSGMVEIRRIKYSEKGREVKVYGASGQVVIMSAGNKDLRSILLKYASVFGLLILASLFVFGISGVIPGMISSDLNQGISPDTMVFGLSGYDESEAVSAASASDNYSGGGGGYSRSDVTEETALPEPAAKGALPPGLPEDGQRAEVQAYATASDNGNEVQVEVVADDTGDERSGEYSEYSAAVITGRSAGSGSAGVSDVWEDNYLPADMIHMMVLSFFFGGCLVLVVLMLYEAVIWRKEKSFWQEYNRNNKNYIPDNVENTSAGCDDRSSARNSEQKSETETETETESKTETEHTHES encoded by the coding sequence ATGTCTGAAGATCTCATAATTTTAGAACCGGGTGATGAGAGGGCCAAAAAGATAGGTAAGGCAATGGCCAGCCCTGTCGCGGGTGAAATTATGGGATTTCTCCGGTCAAAAGATATGACACTCTCAGACATTACAGATAATCTTGGCATTCCAATGACGACTGCCAAGTACCATGTTGAAAATCTCCTCGATTCGGGCATGGTTGAGATCAGAAGAATAAAATACAGTGAGAAGGGGCGTGAGGTCAAGGTTTACGGGGCATCCGGGCAGGTTGTTATTATGTCTGCCGGAAATAAGGATTTAAGATCCATTCTTTTAAAGTATGCTTCGGTCTTTGGCCTCCTGATACTGGCTTCTCTTTTCGTATTCGGCATTTCAGGCGTTATTCCGGGTATGATCTCTTCAGATCTGAATCAGGGTATTTCTCCGGATACTATGGTATTTGGTTTGTCTGGTTATGACGAATCTGAAGCTGTGTCTGCCGCATCTGCATCTGATAACTACAGCGGCGGCGGTGGTGGTTATAGCAGATCTGATGTGACGGAAGAGACTGCCCTGCCTGAACCGGCGGCTAAAGGTGCACTGCCGCCCGGACTGCCGGAAGACGGGCAGAGGGCTGAAGTGCAGGCATATGCCACAGCATCTGATAACGGCAATGAAGTACAGGTGGAAGTTGTCGCTGACGATACAGGTGATGAGAGATCAGGTGAATATAGTGAATATAGTGCAGCTGTTATAACCGGAAGATCTGCCGGTTCAGGTTCTGCCGGCGTTTCAGATGTTTGGGAAGATAATTATCTGCCTGCAGATATGATTCATATGATGGTTCTCTCATTCTTCTTTGGAGGATGTCTTGTACTGGTGGTTCTGATGCTGTATGAGGCTGTAATCTGGAGGAAAGAGAAGAGTTTCTGGCAGGAATACAACCGGAATAATAAGAATTATATTCCGGATAATGTGGAGAATACATCTGCCGGATGTGATGACAGGAGCAGTGCCCGTAATTCAGAACAAAAATCTGAAACTGAAACTGAAACTGAAACTGAATCTAAAACTGAAACAGAGCACACTCACGAGTCATGA